The Lepeophtheirus salmonis chromosome 13, UVic_Lsal_1.4, whole genome shotgun sequence genome segment TTCCCACATATacgatcatgtaatcataaaaCTTATTGCCTCATATGCGTGGTTTTCCTTTCAAATGAAAGAGGGGTTTGCAGGTgaattttccctccaaaaatatcCTCCAAGAAGTTGTTTAATCTAATTAGAATCCAAATTtgctcaatttatttaataccaAGCTTAAAAAATGAGCGATTTCAGCCACATAGGTCAAAACTTGCAATTTTTGAGCGATTGCCCAATcgctcacaaatcctaagtctagtaattatcaattattatgtaatatgcaagaagtttaataaatacaaatctaaaTAGGAACACAATGAAGTTTTATTTCTCAACCTAgaaaaaattttgttcaaaaattaatatgaaattattaatattaataaaatcgaCATTAGGAGCAAATACTCAATTATGAAtaagaaaacaattatttatacttcaaaTAAACTTCTTTATGTAATGTATTGTATAAAGAATACCTAAGTAGTAAAGTACTTAGtctattaattatgattaaaattcatGAGTAGTGATGTGTCTCTAgcaggatttttttatgttcatacatttaatataattaggaTACTGATCAAAGCAGAGTATTTCTACTTTGATCTATAAAACTATAAGCTGatgactaattaaatataaaatatacgaggtgtgtatacaaaaaaaaaaggtgaatttACATATTTGCAGGCAACGAACATATGgtatgctctttttttttatttcagtacaTTCGCCACAAACatgtattcaatatttcatCTATGTAGtacatatgttttgttttttttgtttttttttttgagaggtaatacggttagaagtattttgcgtgttgagcgattttttgctattcaaaaatatgggtcaaagaatttgcatcaaattttgtgtaaaaataaattaattactccaaaacacttgaaatgttggcAGTGGGTTACGGTGAAActgtattgattaaaaaaatgcttacaagtggtacaaactcttccaagagtGACGGAAAGATGGAAATGACAAGCTTTGCTTTTGGACGTTTTGATCACTTTTTGTTCGACTACCTTGACAAAGTGCATCAGGAGTTCTTACGATATGGTCGTACGGGCAATTAAGAGTATTATTTAGAAGTTGTGCATCACTTGTGAGGAGGAATACGAAGAAAATGTCCGgaattgtggaaaaatatttcatagctTTTGCATCACAATAATGCCCCTACTCACTGCTATTTGTCTGTGAGATATTTTTTTGCCAACAAACAACACCACAATCGAGATTTGCAAAGATTGATGTGATAAAGACTGTttcgctggaagagctcaaggctcTTAAGCAAAGTTCTTATTATAAGTGTTTTgaggattggaaaaataattattttttcctaacaaTACAATGTTACTTTACTCTTTAAAcacaaattatatgtaattagcTATATCTAGTCCCAATTTTAAGGGAGATTATTGGAATCAAATAAGGGTAGTAgcactttaaattaataatatatatatattcgttatGTAATCGCCAAAAGTGAATTTAATTGTATCAATAATTttcttacacaaaaaaaaagaaataagaactatgatatttatataaaaaaagtcaatcaaaaaaaatgtccaaaaggGTCTAATTTAacattaacacaaaaaaaaatgtaattccaaatttgaaaaaaaaaatatttacgtttACCTTCTCaccaaagaaaaatacaagTTATGATCCATAAAGGATCCCACATTTATCTTTGTCTCAAACCCCGCTCACGGTAAACCCGAGCCTAGGTATAactatatatgataaaaaatcagttttatgCATAATTTATAAGCTTATCTTCACTAGACACGGTGATATCCAATTAACATACAAATTTACACTGTACTTGGTGAATAACTGTTGTCTGTATTAGTcgtacaaaaataattggatttttttttagaatattaaataattcccTCCTTATAATAAAGTAGtgaattataatttagtaattattttgattcatttgcaGTCTATATGGTATTCTAGCAATAGTATCCGGCATTGcacggagttattaggcgtcgacgaaaagttaaattttgttttcctacaatagatttgctttatttatgtatatataagataactctCCAAAAAAGATCGAAGAATTACTCGCTGTTTTTCACACTCTCACGTAGTTACACAATACTTCGATGTTCTcccttcaagaatgaaataatattgaaaacaactttagaaaataaaaaaaatcaggttgCCAGCAACAAAAAAACTCGAACACTGAAAAATGCTTACGATCtacaaccaaatatatatttactcctattttcctttcctttttaataCATGGTACTGAGAGTATAGACTCTCTTTGCTAAacctaataattaatatgaaatttagcTACAATTAGAATTGCAAAGGGGTGgaaagtttccaaaaaattggtttgggaatttttaaatgagtagGTTATGTGACTTTGAAATgttttacatacatttaaaagacaatattttaGTAGGAAAATCCTcaaataaatgatgaataatcACACAGAAGTAGTGTGGGATTGGTCAAAAAGGAACTAAAAAGACGGCAGTCCAATATGTCcagtacaaataaaaaatttcagtccTAGGCCCATGtacttattggtcttttatgatAACTAGAACAGCTAAATGACTTAGTTTACGAATTACGTCATACGAGGTGTGTGAGTAGAACGTATAAAACTCATGTATAACACATACTAAAAATCATTCAttagtattttctttaataatagcTAGTAcggatgaaaatataaaaatagctaaGACCATAAGACTGAAAAACGGACTAATCAATCCTAAAGActtgtagccccccccccccttcctaaagaagaaaaatatatatatatatatccaaatttACCAAAatgtaattctaaaaaattttagattccaaatttttgtccaaaaaattgtatataggcattttttttcaaacaaatttaattttttgtgaataactatagatttttgaaaaaaattcttgaaaatttaacatttgaaatttaatttctgatttatttttaaacgaaatttaatttttgatattttaaggattttagacattttttgaaaaaatttgaatttttggatttttttttttcaaagaaattccaCAAAAAACAAGCCcaccttaaaatataatcctgcggaagcccccattaaaatattggattaataaaaaaaagactgaaagaggTTGGAGACTAATTAGGAAATCTGTCCTATGACCCATCCAACACTTCACAGAAGGGAAAAATTGATTCCTTACCTTTTTTCTCCCTGTTTTTGGAAGAAAGCTTGAGAAATGCGATAGAGATCAtatctatcatttattttttttaacaatatttattggcacaattttgtattattcattGTATCGGCCAGTTTTATCAGGGTagttaatagtatttttcttaaaGGCCAATGTACATATTCACAAcctttgtttttaaaacatacttttattcatttatattatctttattttttgcagGTCGGAACTGGACGCCTCGTCTGGCCTCATTGGATTGAAACAATCACAAATGTATCTCATTTACTGACAACATTTAATAGCTCCGTCAACTTCTACATCTATTTTGCAAAGCACTACAAATCCATTCTCCCAGAGTTTTGTTCCCCGCGAAATCGAAGATCCTTATCGGATACAACAGTTGGACGGCCAACTACTTACACTGTCGTGCAACTTGAGGATCATAATGGAGGGAATCTTGAGTCCTCAAAAACAAATCCCTCTTTCGACTACAAAAGAAACTCTTTTATGCTTACACATTCCAATTTAAGTcctaacaataataataacaatgaaacaAATGAAGATGATTCTCATATTCGATCCGAAGTGACGACAGAGTTTTAAGAAGTTCCTACGTACTTAAAACAAggtgtaaaaattaattaaccatttatgtatttacctatttatttgtcttaaaaataaatgtatttaatgtactatatatttacatatatgtatgttatataaatgtatcttataaaacaacatgtttatttttgttagagtttaaattcaaatgcaataaaaatattataaaaattatgtttgcaTATATTGCTACgtgtcaaatatatatgtgaatACTTCACAGGTATATCAATCTTACATTTATGCAACTACTTTAAATGAGCTTCAAACAATTttcaatactattatttttgtaacgaAGGGCCTCGTCATCATcattcaaattattcttatttattatttttcaacaagcAACCATATTTTAATGTCATCGTTGGACTCATTTTAGATCGAAGAAACATACAACatgaagaaaatttaatcaaaattgaaaaaaaaaacttgcaaaaacTTCCGAAAATGACTcgaattgattaaaatatgtttttgctaAATTAGACTATAATTGAACTCGAATAATCAAAAATCGAAagattttagttaaaatttatatatattatattactcatTGCGACAGTAAAAAACTACTACAGGCTCAAAGATCAGGGGCGTCtccaagattatattttgggaagggccaaggttttataattttcgtaaaaaaatttcaaaaataaacagccattaacaaataataaactcattcaaaaagaatttaaaatactacgttttatgaaaaaaaaatcaaagcccCACAGctgtttataagaaatttaattttttggaaaagaaattgaaaaactatatttaaaatctaaatttttttttaatttcaaatattatattttttggagaaaaattgaaatattaaatttcttggaaaaaaatttcaagcataaaattttttcggagaaaaatttgaaaaaacaaattaaatatcaaatatcaaactttcttataagaagaaaaatatctttaatttggggagggaCTACAGTCCCTCTAGCctaccccctgtggacgccttTGAAGATAATCAAAAGAAGAGTTGttgatattgtattaaaagttgtatgctttttttttttagcctgaaaataattttattagtgaTAAACGTTTCACAgaagtaatacaaaaaaaaaagatttctattattttttttttttttcttattactaatTACTTACTTAGCGTGATTTCTAATgcaaaattatactaaaatctCATCGCACTTACCAACAgtgttgttttaaatatttaaaaaagttgcaatttgacaaattttagataaatattttataaaaatgtgtttttattgttgttgttttttatggtATGGTGCATATTGCGACAAAAAGCATTTAAGGTTAAAAAAGAGATATGTCATTGCAAATGtgaaaattttgtgaaaaagtgtTTAATTTTAAGCCAGAATAGCAAAACTCAGtagcaaatattataaatgaaagtcaaaattattcaatctttatttttttggtttttttaaaatatagattaaacttttcttttttgcatttCTTCAGTACAACATTTTCCTCAACAAAAGAGCAATGCAATAACAATACTTCTATGCATATAATCATTTACTCCTAATAAAACTTACAATACTACAAAGTTTAAAATGATTTCCGTACGCCATTCAATCACATGCTCCTCACATTCCCTTTTCCCCTTCATTTcacctaatatatatttcttcttttttagagAGCGAGAGGTTACGTTAAAAGCTCCAGAATCTACTAGAAGGGCTGAGGAAAATAACCCCAGAGGAATAAgatttgcatttaaaatatagaacgttttcacgtgacgttaTAATTATTGATGTGAGCCATTATGGGGGCCTAAACAACAAAGTTTTACAacaatgaaaaccctttttaCATTAATCTTAAGGAATCTACAAACAAAAGGGCTTAAACCTTGCCCTCCATAAAATTTTTACCTATTCATTGCCtaagttttattatacatatcaccctaaaatatattaaaaatatgttattacatggTTAAACAATCTTGTAGACAATAATTAAAGATTACTAGGGAAAGTATAATACATTATTCTCTAACTATCTTACTTTAAGTGTCCCTAATCaattaacaacaaaaattgtataaatttagccatttttatagatttttattacatgttacttaaagaaaatatcaacgTATTTTATGGAGAAATGGAGATGAAAGAGCGAATCCGAAAACATATGAATATACACGTCTGATATTTGGAGATACGCCTAGTCTTGACTTATCTCAAAGCGCCGTCGGATTTATTGCTGAAAAATATGTGAATGAGTACGCAGAAGCTAGACGAGTCTTATTTgaagatacttatattgatgACATTGCTACATCCGTGGAAAGTGGCTAGTAAAATAATGATGGATGAAGATCGTGTTCTGCATTGTGgaggttttaaaattaaaagatggTATTCCAGTGCGTTAAGCTCAGGAGAACCTTGTGCGGTGATTCCAGTTCTTGTACATAATTGGGACGTAGAGTCGGATTATATACGACTAGGAGTAAGAGAAGGccaaatttaatcaaagttaaCAAGAGAACGATTTTGTCAGCTATTGCTCGAATATGGGATCCCCTCGGAATAGTTACTCCTGTTTTGATTGAGTTGAGAATAGCTTTTCAATCTTTGTGGGAACGAGGAATAGATTGGAACACAGttctagaagaaaaagaagcagaagTATGGAAGACAAAAATCAAATCACTGGAACTGTTGAAGGAAGTACAAATAATAAGATCATTACGTCCAAAAAATGTAGTAGGATGAccttaaattcataaatttgctGTTGGAGGAGGATAATTAGCTTATGGAGCTTGTGCGTTTGTTCGATGGAGACTGGGACGGAAGTTTTGAAGTCAAGTTTATAGAGGCAAAGTCTTACGTAACTCCTATTCGAATCAAAAGCATACCTAGAATGGAACTAAATGGATTATTGATCATGACAGGACTGATGAAGTCTATTATAAACGCGTTACAATGGGAAACAGAAAAGGTTTATATGTGGAGTGATTCAAAAACAGCATTTAACTGGATTCAAAATGATAAAGACTCTTTTAAGGCTCATGTGCAAGCTCATGTGTCAGAGATTCAAGAGACTTTTTCGCAAGAATTGTTTTGTTTCGTTCCAGGAAAGCAAAACCTGGCGGATGCTCTCACAAaacatacagggagcggggatcaaactGTCGCCTattttaaaccttgataacttgaagacgacattatcaaataaaaaaccggttaccaaataggaaagctattcatGTCAGCGGACGATACGTAGTtaagttagcatcatgccgtcatcatatgaggagataaagagctataagtggaacgaggagctttcgaggtccgccatagtcatggcattggttaataatggaagtGAAacctccaattcaacgattgcttcaaccttaggagtgaatttacggactgttccgcgtatctgtaagaagctagaggacacctgggatgttgatgccaccataaagagggcacccaaggaggagggcgccgacaggaaggtcagggacaccgactttgtcgacaaggtgaagaatatggttgaggatgaccctaccaggtcaatgaaggccggagacaggccttgggtgtggcaacaggactcagcaccctgccatgtgtccaaaatatccatgcagtggttaaccgagaactgttatgacgtcgtaaccaaggatttgtggcctccgaactctcccaaccttaatcctttggactattttgtctggggctatgtcgagagacataccaacagacatccccatagcaccaaggccagcctgatggactccatgaaggaggtattcggcaacatggacaatgagatggtcagaagagcctgcggccggttcagaggtcgtattgaggctgttattgatgccaacggtgattatatcatatgaatggctactctatacctatatgctcgtcataattttgattttcaataaaaaagttaaaaaatgtatattttgtgttgttttttgtagaaaaatattttggcgacaatttgatcccc includes the following:
- the LOC139907092 gene encoding uncharacterized protein, whose product is MELVRLFDGDWDGSFEVKFIEAKSYVTPIRIKSIPRMELNGLLIMTGLMKSIINALQWETEKVYMWSDSKTAFNWIQNDKDSFKAHVQAHVSEIQETFSQELFCFVPGKQNLADALTKHTGSGDQTVAYFKP